The following DNA comes from Verrucomicrobiota bacterium.
CTTACGGCGCGATGACTCTCGGCGCCAAGTTTCCTCCCACGGAGCGGGTGGCCGCCGGCGTTTCCGCCAGTCAAATGTTCAAAGAACTGGCGCGACCATTGTTCATTATTTTGTGGCTGTCGATGTTTCTGACCGCCGCTTCTGAACTTGCGCCCGGCCAGTGGGTGGACATCGCATTGACGCGCACCGTCGGCATGAAAGGCATCATCCTCCTCGTTTACGTCAGCGGTTTGATGTTCGTCATGCGGCATTTCGCCGGGACATTCGCGCACAAACTTTCGCCTATCGGCCTGTTGTGGGTATCGTGCTTTCTGGCCTCGGCTGGATTGCTTTTGTTGAGCGTGGCGAACTCCCCCATCACTGGATTGCTGGCGGCGACCGTTTGGGGTGTCGGCGTCTGTTATATGTGGCCGACAATGTTGGCTTCGGCTTCGGAACGCTTTCCGCGCGGCGGCGCGCTGCTGCTTGGTTTGATGGGCACGGCGGGAACGATGTCGATCAAGTTTGTCTTGCCCTGGATGGGGAGCATTTTTGACAAGACCAAGATCCAGGTTGCCGGCGGGGAGGAAGCGTTCAAGGCGTTGTCGGGCGACAAACTCAACGAAGTGCTCGGCGCCGCCGCTCAACAATCATTTCGCAGCGTGGCAATTCTGCCGGCGATTTTGCTGGTCGTGTTCGGTGCCATCTGGCTCTACGACCGGTCGCGCGGCGGCTATAAAGCGGAACAGATTGTTCCGAGCGACGTCGGCGTCGCTCCTGTCAGCAAGTGAAACTGTTCACATCAGACCGGCAAACCAAACCGATAAAATAAAACTATGAGCAACATTCAAGTCAGCAACGGAGCGATCGCGCCAAATGCCAAACGGCTCTTGTGGGCGGGCTTCATGGCCATTCTCGCGGCGGGTGTCGGCTTTTCCATCCGCGGCGGCATTCTTGCCAACTGGGGCAGGGAATTTGGTTTCACGGGCACGGAACTGGGAGACATCAGTGGCGCCTCCTTTACCAGCTTTTGTTTTGGGATCATCATTGGCGGTGTCATCGCCGATAAGATCGGCTATGGCAAACTGGTGGTCGCCGCCTTCGCCTTGCACGCGCTGTCCGCTTTTGTGACCTTCGCGCCGACTGCTGCAATGCCGAAGGAAACGGTTTACAAGCTGCTCTATTCCGGCATGTTTCTTTTCGGCGTGGCCAACGGCACCCTCGAAGCCGTGGCTAATCCGCTGGTGGCTTCGCTTTTCCCGCATAACCGCACGCATTTTCTCAACATTCTCCATGCGAGCTGGCCAGCCGGGCTGGTGCTGGGTTCGTTTGCGGGTTGGTTGTTCGGCGACGGCATGCACTGGGGTTGGAAGGCGCAACTGGCGTTGTTCCTCATCCCCACCGCGGCTTACGGTCTGATGTTTTTCGGCCAGAAGTTTCCAAAGTCGGAAGCCTCTGAAAAGGGAGTCAGTCTCGGCGACATGTTCAAAGACGTGGGGATTCTGGGCGCCTTGGTCATTTGCTTCCTGCTGGCACTATTCTTCAGCGGCCCGCTGGGCCTGCCCAAGGCAGCCGCCTACGGACTTTCCGGCGTACTTCTGCTGGCGGTCGCGGTGATCACGAGGTTTTCCATTGGCGCATGGCTGTTGTTCGTCCTCTTCGTCACGCATGCGCTGATCGGCGCGGTTGAACTGGGAACGGATGGCTGGATTCAGAACATCACCGGCAATATCCTGACCACCGGCCAGGGCAAACTGCTGTTCGTTTACACTTCCATGTTGATGTTTCTGCTCCGGTTCTGCGCCAATTTCATCGAAAAGAGATTGGGTCTGTCGCCCGTTGGCATCCTGCTGGTCTGCGCCACGCTGGCGTGCGTCGGCCTCAACCTGGTGAGCGGCATCACCACGTTCATCGGCGCGATGCTGGCGCTCTCAGTTTACGCCCTGGGCAAAACTTTTTTCTGGCCGACGATGCTCGCCGTGGCCAGCGACCGCTTTCCTCGCACGGGCGCCATCGCGATCTCGATCATGGGCGGCATCGGCATGATGTCGGCGGGGTTGGTTGGCTCTGCGGGCCTGGGTTACGCGAAGGACCGTTTCGCCAGCGAATCGCTGCAGCAATCGAGTCCGTCCGTTTATGCTGAATACAAGGTGGAGAAACCGAAAGGCTGGCTATTCTTCAGTGACGTGCAGGCCATTGACGGCAAGAAACTCGGCGAGGTGCAATCCAATCTGGGGAAGGCCCGCGAAGAACTGGAGAAGTCCGGAAACAAGGATCCGCAGGCCGCGCTCGACAAACTTTCAGCACCAGAAAAAGCTGTGTACGAGGCCAGCATCGCCGGTGACCGCAAAACGCTGAAAGCCGATTCCTTCATCCCGGCCACGATGGCTGCGATCTATCTACTGTTGCTGCTCTACTTCAAAGCCATTGGCGGCTACAAGGTCGTGCATCTCGCAGGAACGAGTGCTTCCCCCAAATCCGACTGAACGGTCATTGAATTACCAAAGGGGCGGTTCGCAAGAACCGCCCCTTCCCGCTTTTGTGAGAAAAGGATTTCGTGAGGGCGCTCGCGAACGCTGAATCATTCGTCCCCTGCTCCAGCATCGTCTTTTCTGCCCCACCGGCGTTGGTTGCGTTCCGGCAGTGACGTGTCCACTTTGGCGTAATAAGTCTCTTCGCCGAATCGTTCGTCTGCGGCCTGCTGCAATTGCGGCGACGGCGTCACGGAAAACTTCTCGTGCGTTTCGATGAAGATGATTTCGCCGCCGGGCCTCATCAGGCAGAGGAACAACGGACATTTGCCCGGATGCGCTGCCACCAGTTCACGAACTGACTCCAGTTGTTCCGGCGTCAAATGCGCGGTGTGCAGGCGCAGATGCACCTGCTTCGTATAGCGGCGGGGCGCTTCCTCCAGGGACATGATTTCTTGCGGAAAGATCTTTAATTTATCTTCGCTGGTGTTCACTTCCCCAACCACGAGGATGGCTTTGTTCGTCACCAGCAGTTCGCGGTGCTTGTCGTAGTTATCGTTCGTGCAGAGCACCTGCACCGACCCAGCCAAATCCTCCAGTGTCACCATCGCATACGGCTTGTTGTTTTTTTTGGAGACGCCATTTTGCACCGCGGCGATCAGCCCGCCAATGCGCGTCAGCGTCCGGTTTGCTAGCGACGACAGCGTCGCGGTATTGGCGAGCGTGTACTTTTCAAGAATGGGAACATAGGGCGTGAGCGGATGACCCGTGACGTAAAAACCCAACAACTCCTTTTCGTGCGCGAGCAGTTCGTTCTGTGGCCATTCGGACAATTTGCTGATCGATTCGGGCATTGAGGTCGCCCTCTCCTCCAAAGCGCCGAACAGCGACGACTGCCCGCGCGCCCGGTCGTGCGCGTTGCTTGCCGCCCGTGCCAGCGTGCGCTCAACTTGCGCGAACAACGTCGCACGGGTCTCGCCAAAGCTGTCGCACGCGCCGGATTTAATGAGCGCTTCGAGCACTTTGCGGTTGACGGTGCGGGTATCGACCCGTTCGCACAGGTCGGAAAGCGAATTGAACTTACCGCCGTCGCGTCGCGCTTTCAAAATGCTTTCGACGGCGATTTCGCCCACGCCTTTGATGGCGGCCAGTCCGAAGCGGATGGCTTGCCCCTCACCCGACTTCGTCACCCTCTCCCCCTCCGATGAGGAGAGGGATGGGGTGAGGGAGACGTTTGACAGCCGTGCTTGCAGCGGGGCCGCCGCCGGCGCGAAGTGGACCTGGCTTTCGTTCACGTCCGGCCCCAAGACTTCGATGCCCAACGTGCGCGCTTCATTGATGAATTGACTGAGCTTGGCCGTGTCGCTCATGTCGTTGGTCAACATGGCGCAGAGAAACTCAACCGGATAATTCGCCTTCAGATAAGCCGTTTGATAAGCAACAATCGCGTAGGCCGCGGCGTGCGATTTGTTGAAGCCATAACCCGCAAATTTTTCCAGCAAATCGAAAATGCGGTTCGCTTTCGCGGCCGGGATGTTGTTGAGTTTGGCGCAACCTTTGACAAACGTGTCGCGCTGCTTCTGCATCTCTTCGACCTTCTTCTTGCCCATCGCGCGCCGCAGCACGTCGGCGGCGCCAAGCGAATAGCCGGCCAGCAGTTGCGCCGCCTGCATCACCTGTTCCTGGTAAATCAACACGCCGTAGGTTTCGCGCGAGATTGGTTCGAGCAACGGATGCTCGTATTCAATCTTCACCTCGCCGTGGCGTCGCTTGATGAATTCCGGGATCAGTTCCATCGGGCCGGGACGATAGAGCGCGATCAACGCGGTGATGTGTTCGATCGAACTGATTTGAAACTTGCGGCACAGGTCGCGCATGCCGCCGGATTCCAGTTGGAAGATGCCGAGCGTGTTGGCCTTGTTCAGCAGATCGTAGGTTTTGGCGTCGTCGAGCGGAAGATTTTCAATCGGCACGTCAATACCCTTGGTCTGCTTGACCATTTCGCAGGTATTGCGGATGACGGTCAGGGTTTTCAGTCCAAGGAAATCCATCTTCAACAGGCCGAGGTCGCCGACCGGCCCCATGGCGTATTGGGTGACGATGGCGCCGCTTTCGTCCTGCTTGAGGGGCAGCAGATTCACGAGTGGCTGGTCGCCGATGACGACGCCGGCGGCGTGCACGGAAGCGTTGCGCGTCAGGTCTTCGAGGATGAACGCGTTATCGATGAGTTCGCGAGTGGTTTCCTCAGTGTCGTAAGCCTGTTTAAGTTCGGGCGATTGCTTGAGCGCCTTCTCCAGCGTCATCTTCAAATCGAAAGGAATCATCTTGGCCAGCCGATCGCACTCGGCGTAACTCAGGCCCATCACGCGCCCCACGTCGCGCACGACCGACTTCGCGCCCATCGTGCCGAAGGTGATGATTTGAGCGACGGCATCGCGGCCGTATTTTTGCCGGACGTATTCGATGACATCAGCGCGGCGGTCGTCGGCGAAATCGATGTCGATATCGGGCGGGTTGACGCGCTCGAGATTGAGAAAGCGCTCGAACAGCAGGCCGTAACGAATCGGGTCCACGTTGGAAATCTCCAGGAGATAGGCGACGATCGAACCGGCGGCCGAACCGCGCGCCACGCAGGAGATTCCCTTGCTGTGGCCGTAACGGACAAAATCACCAACGATCAAAAAGTAACTCGTGAATCCGGATTCCTGGATCACCTTCAGTTCCGATTGCACGCGGTCAATGACGGCTTGAACGGCTTTTGCGACTTCCGGTTGCTTGAGTCGTGGCTCGTCGGCAATCCTCTCACCCGTCCTCGCGGCCACCCTCTCCCCATCCGATGGGGAGAGGGACGGGGTGAGGGGTTCCTGCATGTCAAAAGTCGGCAGCCGCGTCGGATCATCCACCCGTTCTACGATAAATTCATGCCCCTCCGCCCGCGCGTGGATGCCGTAGCGCCGGCGGAGTCCCTCGGCGAGCAAATGGCGGAGATAACCTTCACGTGTGAAATGTTCTGGTGGATGAAAGACGGGATAATGTAATTTGCCAAACTCAATTTCCACATTGCACTTCTCCGCAACCTCCAGCGTGTTCGTCACCGCATCGGGCACTTCACTGAACCTCGCCTTCATTTCCTCGGCGGACCGCAGATAAAACTGCTCCGGCACATAGCCCGCGCTCATGCGTTTAGGATCGCTCAGCAGAGATTGTGTGCCGATGCAGACAAGGCAGTCGTGCGCGTGCGAGTGGCTTTTCTCAACGTAATGAACGTCGTTGGTCGCCACGAGTTTCAAACCAAACTCCTTCGCCCACCCGATGAGATGGCGGTTGACTTTGGCCTGCTCCGGAATGCCGTGGTTCTGCAGTTCGAGATAAAAATTCTCCGGGCCGAAAACCTGTTTGAACCAGTCAATGGTTTCGCGCGCCTTGTCGAGTTGATCCTTCGCAATGAGATCGGGGATTTCGCTGGCCAGACAACCGGAAAGAACAATCAACCCTTCCTTGTGCGCGGCCAGGAGCTCCTTGTCGATGCGCGGCTTGTAGTAGTAGCCCTCCAGATGCGCCGCGGTGCCAAGTCGGATGAGACTTTGATAGCCGGCTTCGTCGCGCGCCAGCAACAGGAGGTGGTTATAAACGTCGCGGCTGCCGCTCGAGGTTTTTTTCTCGAAACGACTGCCAGGCGCGACATAAACCTCGCAGCCGATGATGGGTTTGATGCCTTTTTCGCGGGCGGCCTTGTAAAAATCAATCGCGCCGTAAAGCACGCCGTGGTCGGTGATGGCCAGCGCCGGGAACTTCAGGTCGTGCGCCTTGTCCATCAACCGGTCGAGCCGGCAGGCGCCATCGAGCAGCGAATACTCGGTGTGCAAATGGAGATGAACAAACTCAGCGTGCGCCATGCCTTGAAATATGAGGCGTCACGCACAGAGTTCATAGTTCAAAGTTAATCGTGAATGAGCGTGCTTTGACGGAGACAGTAGCAAAATCATTCCCCCGTCCTCTCCCGGTAAAACTCCAGCGTCCGGCGCAAGCCTTCCTGCCAGTTCACTTTGATCTCGTAATTCAGTTCGCGCCTGGCCGCGGAAATATCCGCCAGTGAATTTCGAACATCGCCGACGCGTGCGGGTTCAAATCGCGGTCGCAATTGTTGTCCAGTTAAACGATTCAACTCGTCCACGAGTTGCAACAAGGAAATGCTTTGGCCGCCAGCCACATTGAATACCTTGCCGGCAACCTTCTCTGACGGCGCTTCCGCTGCGAGAAGGTTCGCCGTCACAGCGTTTTCGACGTAAGTGAAATCGCGCGATTGTTGGCCGTCGCCAAAAATCGTCGGCGCCTGGCCGGTCAGCATGACGGTACAGAATTTGGCGATTACGCCGGAGTAAGGCGAGTCGAAGGCCTGGCGCGGACCGAACACGTTGAAGTAGCGCAGGCCCACGGTTTCCAGACCGTAAAGTTGATGGAAAAGCTGGCCGTATTTTTCCGACGCATACTTTTGCAGCGCGTACGGCGAGAGCGGGTTGGGCGGAAGTGATTCATGTTTCTTTGGTGCGTCCGAATCGCCGTAGATGGCGGAAGAGGAGGCGAACAAAAACCGTTTCACCTTTGCGTCGCACGCGGCCACCAGCAGTTTCAACGTGCCGTCGAGATTTTGCCGGTGGCTCTCCAGCGGCTCCTTCACTGAACGGGGCACGGACGGCATGGCGCCCTCGTGAAACACCCAGTCGCAACCCGGCAACAGTTTGCGGATCAAAACGTCGTCATTGAAATCGCCCTCGACAAATTCAACGGCGTCGCCCGCGCGCCGCCAGTCCAGGTTGGCGGTTTTCCCGAGGCTGAGGTTGTCCAGCACGATGACCTGCGCGCCGCGACGACACAGCGCCTCGGCCAGATGCGAACCGATGAATCCCGCGCCACCAGTGACGAAGGCTTTCATGCTTTGGAAAGAGTGGGTGCAGGATTGGTCATCTCAAGGTTTAGAAAGAGATCGACTGACATTGGCGCGGAGCTTAACAGGATCGTTGATCAGAGCGAGTTTTTTGTGCGGCACCCGGCGCCATCATCAACCGCGAGTTTTTCATTGCGATTGGCCAGCTTTTTATTGAAGTATCGGCCGACAATAATCGAACAACCAAAATCGTTATTCTTTAATTCCATGAAAAGCATCACCTTCAGAAATTGGCTCACTCCCATCACCTTGATGATCGCCGCGTTTGCCTGCGCCTCGTTATCCAGCTTTGCTGCCGACAGCGGCGAGATTCCACCACCAAAGGATGAACCCAAAATCATCGATCCTGGCCCGGTCAGCGGCCCGCCTTCGGATGCCATCGTGTTGTTCGACGGTAAAGATCTGTCGAAGTGGAAGAACGACAAGGGCGGCGATGCCAAGTGGGTGGTGGAAGACGGCGCGGCGACCGTCAACGGCACTGGCAGCATCCTCACCCGGGAGGAGTTTGGTGATTGCCAGTTGCACGTGGAATGGGCA
Coding sequences within:
- a CDS encoding DNA polymerase III subunit alpha, translating into MAHAEFVHLHLHTEYSLLDGACRLDRLMDKAHDLKFPALAITDHGVLYGAIDFYKAAREKGIKPIIGCEVYVAPGSRFEKKTSSGSRDVYNHLLLLARDEAGYQSLIRLGTAAHLEGYYYKPRIDKELLAAHKEGLIVLSGCLASEIPDLIAKDQLDKARETIDWFKQVFGPENFYLELQNHGIPEQAKVNRHLIGWAKEFGLKLVATNDVHYVEKSHSHAHDCLVCIGTQSLLSDPKRMSAGYVPEQFYLRSAEEMKARFSEVPDAVTNTLEVAEKCNVEIEFGKLHYPVFHPPEHFTREGYLRHLLAEGLRRRYGIHARAEGHEFIVERVDDPTRLPTFDMQEPLTPSLSPSDGERVAARTGERIADEPRLKQPEVAKAVQAVIDRVQSELKVIQESGFTSYFLIVGDFVRYGHSKGISCVARGSAAGSIVAYLLEISNVDPIRYGLLFERFLNLERVNPPDIDIDFADDRRADVIEYVRQKYGRDAVAQIITFGTMGAKSVVRDVGRVMGLSYAECDRLAKMIPFDLKMTLEKALKQSPELKQAYDTEETTRELIDNAFILEDLTRNASVHAAGVVIGDQPLVNLLPLKQDESGAIVTQYAMGPVGDLGLLKMDFLGLKTLTVIRNTCEMVKQTKGIDVPIENLPLDDAKTYDLLNKANTLGIFQLESGGMRDLCRKFQISSIEHITALIALYRPGPMELIPEFIKRRHGEVKIEYEHPLLEPISRETYGVLIYQEQVMQAAQLLAGYSLGAADVLRRAMGKKKVEEMQKQRDTFVKGCAKLNNIPAAKANRIFDLLEKFAGYGFNKSHAAAYAIVAYQTAYLKANYPVEFLCAMLTNDMSDTAKLSQFINEARTLGIEVLGPDVNESQVHFAPAAAPLQARLSNVSLTPSLSSSEGERVTKSGEGQAIRFGLAAIKGVGEIAVESILKARRDGGKFNSLSDLCERVDTRTVNRKVLEALIKSGACDSFGETRATLFAQVERTLARAASNAHDRARGQSSLFGALEERATSMPESISKLSEWPQNELLAHEKELLGFYVTGHPLTPYVPILEKYTLANTATLSSLANRTLTRIGGLIAAVQNGVSKKNNKPYAMVTLEDLAGSVQVLCTNDNYDKHRELLVTNKAILVVGEVNTSEDKLKIFPQEIMSLEEAPRRYTKQVHLRLHTAHLTPEQLESVRELVAAHPGKCPLFLCLMRPGGEIIFIETHEKFSVTPSPQLQQAADERFGEETYYAKVDTSLPERNQRRWGRKDDAGAGDE
- a CDS encoding SDR family oxidoreductase encodes the protein MKAFVTGGAGFIGSHLAEALCRRGAQVIVLDNLSLGKTANLDWRRAGDAVEFVEGDFNDDVLIRKLLPGCDWVFHEGAMPSVPRSVKEPLESHRQNLDGTLKLLVAACDAKVKRFLFASSSAIYGDSDAPKKHESLPPNPLSPYALQKYASEKYGQLFHQLYGLETVGLRYFNVFGPRQAFDSPYSGVIAKFCTVMLTGQAPTIFGDGQQSRDFTYVENAVTANLLAAEAPSEKVAGKVFNVAGGQSISLLQLVDELNRLTGQQLRPRFEPARVGDVRNSLADISAARRELNYEIKVNWQEGLRRTLEFYRERTGE
- a CDS encoding MFS transporter, translated to MSGTTKIDRHAEYNKPKLFLLSVIALATAGIGFSIRGDIGGALQSHFFDPVDKLHSAEMTASVLGIVFMGFAVAIAVGSPLLDYFGMGRMLGLSSFLFIVGNLVAIFADHINIGLPIFWVVWLGMLLVGVGQGLVETVINPLAATLYPDDKTHKLNVLHAWWPGGIIIGGLISLGLGYLGAGWQIKLAVVLLPAVAYGAMTLGAKFPPTERVAAGVSASQMFKELARPLFIILWLSMFLTAASELAPGQWVDIALTRTVGMKGIILLVYVSGLMFVMRHFAGTFAHKLSPIGLLWVSCFLASAGLLLLSVANSPITGLLAATVWGVGVCYMWPTMLASASERFPRGGALLLGLMGTAGTMSIKFVLPWMGSIFDKTKIQVAGGEEAFKALSGDKLNEVLGAAAQQSFRSVAILPAILLVVFGAIWLYDRSRGGYKAEQIVPSDVGVAPVSK
- a CDS encoding MFS transporter; amino-acid sequence: MAILAAGVGFSIRGGILANWGREFGFTGTELGDISGASFTSFCFGIIIGGVIADKIGYGKLVVAAFALHALSAFVTFAPTAAMPKETVYKLLYSGMFLFGVANGTLEAVANPLVASLFPHNRTHFLNILHASWPAGLVLGSFAGWLFGDGMHWGWKAQLALFLIPTAAYGLMFFGQKFPKSEASEKGVSLGDMFKDVGILGALVICFLLALFFSGPLGLPKAAAYGLSGVLLLAVAVITRFSIGAWLLFVLFVTHALIGAVELGTDGWIQNITGNILTTGQGKLLFVYTSMLMFLLRFCANFIEKRLGLSPVGILLVCATLACVGLNLVSGITTFIGAMLALSVYALGKTFFWPTMLAVASDRFPRTGAIAISIMGGIGMMSAGLVGSAGLGYAKDRFASESLQQSSPSVYAEYKVEKPKGWLFFSDVQAIDGKKLGEVQSNLGKAREELEKSGNKDPQAALDKLSAPEKAVYEASIAGDRKTLKADSFIPATMAAIYLLLLLYFKAIGGYKVVHLAGTSASPKSD